One window of Trichocoleus sp. genomic DNA carries:
- a CDS encoding glycosyltransferase family A protein gives MASLVSVVIPAYNGDRFIAETIESVLQQTYPHWELIVIDDGSTDQTQQIVQAYCDRYPTQIRYYYQQNQGVASARTQGIKQAQGEYIALLDQDDLLLPEKLSLQVACFESDPAIGMVHSGWRLINAQGDPLGAVEPWQEAPVLDAVNWIRRMPAFFSAMLFRRNWLLRVGELNAAYRQASDVDLIQRLVLLNCPTAWVKQVTVLYRQHDRNDSLNTLVQAEECWTVWNRFFTRSDLPEAIKKIERESRYFTLVWIAWRLYSTNYVGEAIQHLEQSLHYTPFLYTETILHWLDRFSAYTSEYGAQFDSKALILSPEWQQLVLQPR, from the coding sequence ATGGCTTCCCTAGTCAGCGTCGTTATTCCTGCCTACAACGGCGATCGATTTATTGCCGAAACGATCGAGAGTGTTCTGCAACAAACTTATCCTCATTGGGAATTGATTGTTATCGATGACGGCTCAACTGATCAAACGCAGCAGATTGTCCAGGCTTACTGCGATCGGTATCCGACCCAAATTCGCTATTATTATCAGCAAAATCAGGGTGTTGCCAGCGCCAGAACGCAGGGCATCAAACAAGCACAGGGCGAATATATAGCACTGCTGGATCAAGATGATTTGCTATTGCCAGAAAAACTGTCGCTTCAAGTAGCTTGTTTTGAATCAGATCCGGCGATCGGCATGGTGCATAGTGGTTGGCGATTGATTAATGCTCAAGGTGATCCTTTGGGAGCCGTGGAACCCTGGCAAGAAGCTCCCGTTCTCGATGCAGTGAATTGGATTCGGCGAATGCCAGCTTTTTTCAGTGCTATGCTGTTCCGACGCAATTGGCTATTGCGTGTTGGTGAACTGAATGCTGCTTATCGTCAGGCCAGTGATGTTGATCTGATTCAACGTCTAGTTTTGTTAAATTGCCCTACAGCTTGGGTGAAGCAAGTCACTGTGCTTTACCGCCAACACGATCGAAACGATTCGCTCAATACCTTAGTTCAGGCAGAAGAATGCTGGACAGTTTGGAACCGATTTTTTACGCGATCGGATTTGCCAGAGGCAATCAAAAAAATAGAGCGAGAAAGCCGTTACTTTACTCTCGTTTGGATTGCCTGGCGGCTCTATTCTACTAACTATGTAGGAGAAGCGATTCAACATTTGGAGCAATCTCTACACTATACACCTTTTCTATACACAGAAACAATTTTGCATTGGCTCGATCGTTTCTCAGCGTATACGTCAGAATACGGTGCTCAATTTGATAGCAAAGCACTCATTCTATCGCCAGAGTGGCAGCAGTTAGTTTTACAACCGAGATAA
- a CDS encoding DNA polymerase III subunit alpha yields MSFVGLHIHSDYSLLDGASQLPQLVDRAVELGMPAIALTDHGVMYGAIELIKVCEAKGVKPIIGNEMYVINGDYTKQERRPRYHQVVLAKNKQGYKNLVKLTTVSHLKGYQGKGIFARPCINKDVLVQYREGLMVTSACLGGEVPQAILQGKPEIARRVAQWYKEVFADDYYLELQDHGSQEDRIVNVEIVKIARELDIKLICTNDSHYISCFDVEAHDALLCIQTGKLITEEKRLRYSGTEYLKSTDEMRRLFRDHLTSDIVEEAIANTLEVAAKVEPYNILGEPRIPDYPVPAGHTASAYLEEVTRQGLMSRFNCQSYGEISTTYQERLDYELQMMHQMGFDAYFLVVWDYIKFARDNGIPVGPGRGSAAGSLVAYALGITNIDPVHHGLLFERFLNPERKSMPDIDTDFCIDRRGEVIQYVTEKYGTERVAQIITYNRMTSKAVIKDVARVLDIPYAESDRMAKMIPVFRGKPAKLKVMLSDETPAPEFKEKYEKNLTVPNTEPPVTYRRWIDMAMRIEGTNKATGVHAAGVVISAEPLDEIVPLEMSKEGGAVTQYPMEDIELLGLLKMDFLGLKNLTMIQKTVDLIQTNHNVEVDLDHLPLDDPKSYQLLARGELEGIFQLESSGMRQIVRDLKPSGLEDISSVLALYRPGPLDAGLIPKFINRKHGVERIEYEHKLLETILNETYGIMVYQEQIMKIAQDMGGYSLGQADLLRRAMGKKKKEEMEKHQSIFVEGAKRNNVEPKIAASLFDQMVKFAEYCFNKSHSTAYGYVTYQTAYLKANYPVEYMAALLTANSGDQDKVQKYIATCNNMGILVEPPDINRSGFDFTPLNDSILFGLSAVRNVGEGAIEHILIAREKEGQFKSLADLCDRVDPRTVNRRALEALIQCGAMDCVDLNRNQLMQDLEFVLDWAQSRAKDRAIGQGNLFDLFGGGDTTTSRSFESVPKAPIVDDYPPQEKLKLEKELLGFYISDHPLKSVQQAARVLAPINLADLADKPDNMTLSAIAMISSLKPVMTKKGDRMAVLQIEDLTGQAEAVVFPKFYERIAHHLQVDARLMIWGKVDRRDDRSQFIIEDVEPIEEVRMVMVELESRVAGDVVKQHHLRTVLLEQRGDEDRGNIPVIAVISGQERRELVRLGVQFRVPDPQAAVNALMQAGFQARASSLIGA; encoded by the coding sequence ATGTCCTTCGTTGGTCTTCACATTCATAGCGACTACAGTTTGCTCGACGGAGCCAGTCAGTTGCCGCAACTGGTTGATCGAGCTGTGGAATTGGGGATGCCTGCGATCGCCTTAACGGATCACGGGGTGATGTATGGGGCGATCGAGCTAATCAAGGTCTGTGAAGCCAAGGGTGTGAAGCCAATTATTGGCAACGAGATGTATGTCATCAACGGCGACTACACCAAGCAGGAACGCCGACCTCGATACCATCAGGTGGTCTTGGCCAAGAATAAGCAGGGCTATAAGAACTTGGTGAAGCTGACCACGGTTTCACACCTGAAGGGCTACCAGGGCAAAGGCATTTTTGCGCGTCCTTGCATTAATAAGGATGTGCTGGTGCAGTACCGCGAAGGCCTGATGGTGACGAGTGCCTGCCTTGGTGGAGAAGTGCCTCAGGCGATTTTACAAGGGAAGCCCGAAATTGCGCGACGGGTGGCGCAGTGGTATAAGGAAGTTTTCGCAGATGACTATTATCTAGAACTGCAAGACCACGGCTCTCAAGAAGACCGGATCGTCAACGTCGAGATCGTCAAGATTGCCCGTGAGCTAGACATTAAGCTAATTTGCACCAACGATTCGCACTATATCTCCTGCTTCGATGTTGAGGCACATGATGCGCTGCTCTGCATCCAGACCGGAAAACTCATTACTGAAGAAAAACGCCTGCGCTACAGCGGCACAGAATATCTCAAATCTACTGATGAGATGCGTCGTTTGTTCCGCGACCACCTGACGAGTGACATAGTTGAAGAAGCGATCGCGAATACGCTCGAAGTAGCTGCAAAGGTTGAACCTTACAACATCCTGGGTGAACCTCGAATTCCCGATTACCCTGTTCCGGCAGGCCATACTGCTTCGGCTTATCTGGAAGAAGTAACCCGCCAGGGGTTAATGAGCCGTTTTAACTGCCAATCCTACGGCGAGATTAGTACGACCTATCAGGAACGGCTAGACTATGAGCTGCAAATGATGCACCAGATGGGCTTTGATGCCTACTTCCTGGTGGTCTGGGACTACATCAAGTTCGCTAGAGATAATGGCATTCCCGTTGGGCCAGGACGCGGCTCGGCTGCCGGATCGCTGGTTGCTTATGCGCTGGGCATCACCAATATTGATCCGGTTCACCACGGCTTACTGTTCGAGCGATTCCTCAACCCTGAACGGAAGTCGATGCCCGATATTGATACTGACTTCTGCATCGATCGCCGGGGCGAAGTAATTCAATACGTCACCGAAAAGTACGGCACGGAGCGAGTCGCGCAGATCATCACCTACAACCGCATGACCTCAAAAGCGGTGATCAAAGATGTGGCGCGAGTGTTGGACATTCCCTATGCCGAGTCCGATCGCATGGCGAAGATGATCCCTGTGTTCCGAGGGAAACCGGCGAAGCTAAAAGTGATGCTTTCAGATGAAACGCCTGCCCCTGAATTCAAAGAAAAATATGAGAAGAATCTAACCGTTCCCAACACCGAACCGCCCGTCACTTATCGTCGCTGGATTGATATGGCGATGCGAATTGAAGGAACCAACAAAGCAACGGGTGTTCATGCTGCGGGTGTGGTGATTTCAGCAGAACCATTGGATGAAATTGTGCCGTTAGAAATGAGTAAAGAAGGCGGCGCAGTCACACAATATCCCATGGAAGATATTGAATTATTGGGTCTACTCAAGATGGACTTCTTAGGGTTGAAAAACCTGACAATGATTCAGAAAACGGTCGATCTAATCCAAACGAATCATAACGTTGAAGTGGATCTCGATCACCTTCCGCTAGATGATCCAAAATCCTATCAACTTCTGGCAAGAGGTGAACTTGAAGGCATCTTCCAACTTGAATCTTCTGGGATGCGGCAGATCGTTCGTGACCTCAAACCCTCCGGCTTAGAAGACATTTCCTCAGTTCTGGCGCTCTACCGTCCGGGTCCTCTGGATGCCGGACTCATTCCCAAGTTTATTAACCGGAAACATGGCGTTGAAAGAATTGAATATGAACATAAATTACTAGAAACTATCTTGAATGAGACTTATGGAATCATGGTCTACCAAGAACAGATCATGAAAATTGCTCAGGATATGGGCGGCTATTCTCTCGGTCAGGCTGACTTGTTGAGAAGGGCAATGGGTAAGAAGAAAAAGGAGGAAATGGAGAAGCACCAAAGCATTTTTGTAGAAGGTGCAAAAAGAAACAATGTAGAGCCTAAGATCGCAGCAAGCCTGTTTGATCAGATGGTTAAGTTTGCTGAATACTGCTTTAATAAATCCCACTCGACGGCTTACGGATATGTGACTTATCAAACGGCATATCTCAAAGCGAATTATCCCGTCGAATATATGGCGGCGTTGCTGACAGCAAACAGTGGTGATCAAGATAAAGTTCAGAAATACATTGCCACTTGCAATAACATGGGCATTCTGGTTGAGCCGCCAGACATCAATCGATCGGGCTTTGACTTTACGCCGCTGAATGACAGCATTTTGTTTGGGCTATCGGCAGTCCGAAATGTGGGTGAAGGCGCGATCGAACATATCCTGATTGCCCGTGAGAAGGAAGGACAGTTCAAGTCGCTGGCAGATTTGTGCGATCGAGTTGACCCTCGAACCGTCAACCGTCGTGCTCTAGAAGCTCTGATTCAATGCGGCGCGATGGACTGCGTTGATCTGAACCGTAATCAACTGATGCAAGATCTGGAGTTTGTGCTGGATTGGGCACAGTCTCGCGCCAAAGATCGGGCGATCGGTCAGGGCAATCTATTTGATTTGTTTGGTGGCGGTGATACCACAACCAGTAGAAGTTTTGAGAGTGTGCCTAAGGCTCCGATTGTTGATGACTATCCGCCCCAAGAAAAGCTCAAGCTGGAAAAAGAATTGCTTGGCTTCTATATCTCAGACCACCCTCTGAAATCGGTTCAGCAAGCCGCTAGAGTCTTAGCCCCAATTAACCTGGCTGACTTAGCAGATAAACCTGACAACATGACGCTGAGTGCCATTGCTATGATCAGCAGCCTCAAGCCTGTGATGACCAAGAAGGGCGATCGAATGGCGGTATTGCAAATTGAAGATTTGACCGGACAGGCAGAAGCAGTCGTCTTTCCCAAGTTTTACGAGCGGATTGCTCATCACCTCCAGGTCGATGCAAGGCTGATGATTTGGGGCAAAGTGGATCGCCGCGACGATCGCAGCCAATTTATCATCGAAGATGTGGAGCCGATCGAAGAAGTCCGGATGGTTATGGTAGAACTGGAGTCGCGGGTTGCAGGCGATGTTGTGAAGCAGCACCATCTAAGAACGGTTTTGCTGGAGCAGCGTGGCGATGAGGATAGGGGCAACATCCCAGTCATTGCGGTAATTTCTGGACAAGAACGGCGTGAATTAGTACGACTGGGGGTACAGTTCCGCGTCCCCGATCCACAAGCAGCAGTCAATGCGCTCATGCAAGCTGGATTCCAGGCAAGAGCTTCTTCGCTAATTGGGGCATAA
- a CDS encoding NCS2 family permease, whose protein sequence is MPSGASVSAQPALWAGSARCAISLIVGNLYYSWLAYQQGKREQRDDLTALPYGINTVSLFAYVFLVMLPVRLQALSQGLASEQAAELAWQAGLVACLGSGIIELAGAWFGNRLRQLAPRAALLSTLAGIALTFIAIGFLFRTFASPVVGLVPFGVILLTYYGKVKFPIPGGLLAVLLGMALAWGTGLMSWDNARFAQAVQPIGFYFPGFWLGALWSGRDALIGYLSIILPMGLFNLVGSLQNLESAEAAGDRYPTTPCLAVNGIGTIFAAIGGSCFPTTIYIGHPGWKAMGARVGYSVLNAIVIGLLCISGTVGLLTYFVPIEAGMAIVLWIGVVIAAQAFTATPAQHAPAVVIGLLPAIAGWGATIAKNSLRAAGLGTPQNPLTPALIDQFKLSDTYIAGAFALEQGFIFSCMIWAAITVYIIEKDFRQAALWTLGAAALSWVGLMHSYQWTPADTVIHLGWGTGASWAVGYLLMAILFGYAAWRSVPKE, encoded by the coding sequence ATGCCAAGTGGTGCTTCAGTTTCCGCCCAGCCTGCTTTATGGGCGGGTTCTGCCAGGTGTGCTATCAGCTTAATCGTCGGCAATCTCTATTACAGTTGGCTGGCATATCAGCAGGGAAAGCGGGAACAGCGAGATGATTTAACTGCCTTGCCTTATGGCATCAACACCGTGAGCCTATTTGCTTATGTGTTTCTGGTGATGTTGCCCGTCCGACTCCAGGCACTCTCGCAAGGACTCGCCTCAGAACAAGCGGCAGAACTGGCATGGCAGGCAGGATTGGTTGCCTGTTTAGGCTCAGGAATCATTGAACTAGCGGGAGCCTGGTTCGGAAATCGGCTGCGACAACTTGCTCCCAGAGCGGCGCTATTGTCTACTCTGGCAGGAATTGCTCTCACCTTTATTGCGATCGGCTTCCTCTTTCGGACGTTCGCCAGTCCGGTGGTGGGGCTAGTTCCGTTTGGGGTGATTTTGCTCACCTACTATGGCAAAGTGAAATTTCCAATTCCGGGCGGGCTGCTGGCAGTGCTGCTGGGGATGGCTCTCGCATGGGGAACCGGGCTGATGAGTTGGGACAATGCCCGCTTTGCTCAGGCAGTTCAGCCGATCGGTTTTTACTTCCCTGGCTTCTGGCTTGGAGCACTCTGGTCAGGGCGTGATGCGCTAATCGGCTATCTCAGCATTATTTTGCCGATGGGACTATTTAACCTGGTTGGCAGTCTCCAAAACCTGGAAAGTGCTGAGGCAGCAGGCGATCGATATCCCACAACACCCTGTCTTGCTGTAAACGGCATTGGCACAATTTTTGCGGCAATTGGGGGGTCTTGTTTTCCCACAACCATTTACATTGGGCATCCAGGCTGGAAGGCGATGGGAGCCAGAGTTGGCTATTCTGTGCTGAATGCGATTGTGATTGGGCTGCTTTGTATCAGTGGTACGGTCGGCTTGCTGACTTACTTTGTGCCAATCGAGGCAGGTATGGCGATCGTGCTCTGGATTGGGGTTGTAATTGCGGCTCAAGCCTTTACCGCGACTCCAGCCCAACATGCTCCTGCTGTCGTGATTGGTCTACTGCCTGCAATTGCCGGATGGGGAGCGACGATCGCGAAAAATTCCCTCCGTGCTGCTGGACTGGGCACCCCTCAAAATCCGCTGACGCCTGCCTTAATTGACCAATTCAAACTGAGTGACACTTACATTGCTGGAGCCTTTGCCCTGGAACAAGGATTCATCTTTTCCTGTATGATCTGGGCAGCAATTACTGTTTACATTATTGAAAAAGATTTTCGTCAGGCTGCCCTCTGGACTTTGGGAGCCGCCGCGCTTTCCTGGGTTGGGCTAATGCATAGCTACCAGTGGACTCCGGCTGATACCGTAATTCATCTAGGCTGGGGGACGGGTGCATCTTGGGCAGTGGGCTATTTGCTGATGGCGATTTTGTTTGGGTATGCGGCTTGGCGATCGGTTCCAAAAGAGTAA
- a CDS encoding class I SAM-dependent methyltransferase, translating to MTNKTLTLDDRLYDYLCSVSLQESEVLQKLREETASHPMSQMQIAPEQGQFMALLVRLIGVKKALEIGVFTGYSSLCIASALPGDGQLIACDVSEDYTAIARRYWELAGVTHKIALRIAPALETLDFLIAEGHRNTFDFAFIDADKSNYPEYYERALQLIRPGGLIAIDNVLWSGRVADPNEQDNRTQKIRAFNEKLHQDDRVMISLLPIGDGVTLAMKK from the coding sequence ATGACAAACAAAACCCTGACGCTCGACGATCGCCTCTACGACTACCTCTGTTCTGTCTCGCTCCAAGAGTCGGAGGTTTTGCAAAAGCTGCGCGAGGAAACTGCCAGTCATCCCATGAGCCAGATGCAAATTGCGCCAGAACAAGGACAGTTTATGGCATTACTGGTACGGTTAATTGGCGTCAAAAAAGCCCTGGAAATTGGTGTTTTTACCGGATATAGTTCGCTTTGTATTGCGTCGGCGTTACCAGGTGACGGACAGTTAATTGCCTGTGATGTCAGTGAAGACTATACCGCGATCGCTCGTCGCTATTGGGAACTGGCAGGCGTAACTCACAAGATTGCTTTACGCATTGCCCCTGCCCTCGAAACCCTAGATTTCCTAATTGCTGAAGGTCATCGCAATACATTTGATTTTGCCTTCATTGATGCCGACAAAAGTAACTACCCCGAATACTATGAGCGTGCCTTACAACTCATTCGTCCGGGGGGATTAATTGCGATCGATAATGTACTTTGGTCAGGCAGAGTCGCTGACCCCAATGAGCAGGATAATCGCACTCAAAAAATTCGCGCCTTTAATGAGAAATTACATCAGGACGATCGCGTGATGATTAGCTTATTGCCGATCGGGGATGGGGTAACGTTGGCAATGAAGAAGTGA